The nucleotide sequence CTGTTACGCAACGTACCGCGCCTCGCGAGGTCAGCACCTGCGGTGCCTATATACAGAAGGCTAAGCTTTCCGCGACAAAAGGCTCCATCGATTGGGGCGATCCCTGGCGCGATCCCAAAGTAAAACCCGTAAACACCCCGGTCGGTAGGCAGCATCGCCTTATTGCGACGCACATCGGAGAGTTGATACAGAGGGCTGGTTTGAAGGAAATCTGGCATAACATCTCAGTCCGATCTCGGTACGGTCTCCTTGGCTGCGAGCGACCACTCCGCGAGTGGGACGAAATGCTCGTCGATGATCTTCATAACTTCGTGATCATCATACTGCGTTGTGAAGCCTGCCTGTGTCGCCCAGCTCTTTGTGACTCCGGACAGCCAGAAATAGACGAAAAAGCAGTTTGCAAAGACCTCCGTTAGGAAGTCATTCGAGATTCTCAACGAGGCTTCGTCTTCAAGACCCCAGCCTGGTACCTCTTCGAGTCGATGAACCATCTGATTGCGGATATTGAGAAACGTCGAAAGGCGGGAATCGATTTGAGGTTCGACGTCAACACGGAACCGGAGTTGATTCAGGAAATAGCCAATAGTTTTTTCCCGTTCAGCTTTCGACTGCGCTTCCCACTTTTCGAGATCAAGTCCTTCCTGCCCTTTCTGTATGACGAATGTCATCACAAAGCGAAACGCGGCTTCAACGTTTTGTACAAAGAGCAGAGCCTCCCCAAGCCGAGCTAGCGTATCTTGTTTGGTTGTGCCTCGCCTCGCGTCAATTACACGGCGTAGCTGGTCGAATGTGAAAGGGATCATAGGCTGCGTCGAAGAAATCAAGTCATGCTTGTCTTGTTGGCTCGGTATATCTCACTTCACGACAAGGCACCAAAGCTGGCCAAACAAGGATTTGTCGTTCTATCCGATCTTGGTGCCAGCACAAACCTTCATGGCTTGATCTGAATTGAACAACTGACAGACTTTTCCGCTTTCTGTGCCCGCTCATGGCAGCGATCCAAGGCTTCTCGGTTTGCGCCCAGGATGAGCTGCGCTGTAGCCAGTTCCTCCCAGGCTTCGGGGTTCTCAGACCGGATCAATCTTATTCCCGCTTCCACGATGGTCGGTTCGCCAACCGCCTTGCGAGCCATACTTTCAGGCCAATGCCAGCTTTCGGGCATAGCGCGGGCAATGGTGCCGGGCAGGATCGTCCAAAGCAGCATACCGGCAACCAGCCCTATGGCTGCAAAGCGCCAGGTCTGGCGCTTCTGTTCGGCCTCGACGCGGACACGCCCGACAATTGCAGCGAGACGACCGGTTGCGTTTTCCAGGTCTTTGCGGCCCTGCCGGAACAGGTCGCTGCTGTCGCGCAGCATATCGAGCGAGGCGCGCTTGATCTGAACTGCAATGTCTTCCGGCGTCAGCTCGATGGCAGGCTTGCTGCCGATTGCGGTCAGCGTCTTGGAGACCTGTGCCAGCTGTTCGGCCATTTGTCCGAGCGTAGTCGTGTAGTCCGGGATCACGATGTCAGCTCGCTCCCTGGCCATGTTTTGGACCGTATGGCGCACCATCGCCATTTCGCCTTCGAGACGGGCGAAGGCTTCCGCTGCCGGATCGGATTCCGTCACAGCCTCCGGTTCTGGGTCCTGAGCGGGTGGTTCCTCCACTTCGAGGTCCAGTTGCACCTCTTCGATGTGGTCGTCTTCCATGTCGTTTCTCCTAGATGCCCATGTCGAAAGCGCGGGTGCGCTCGCGACTGAGGGTTGCGGTGAGTTCGTTTGCGATGCTGCGTTCGGGCTTCGGATCGATGCCGAGTTCGCGGGTCTTGCCGCGCAGCAAGCCTTCGACTTGCGGGTCGCGTTCAAGCCCCTTCGCCAGCTCGTTAAGCTTGGCCGACACGCGGGCAGCGCCTGCACGGTCGCCTTGCTGCTCAAGCTGTTTGCGGGTCGTGCTCAAGCCCTGCCAGTCGCTGACAAAGCGCTCGGTTCGCAGCGCCGGATCGGTGCGGACGGCGGCTTCATGCTGCGTGGCTCGCATCGCCTCCTGGCTGCGCCCGCCAGCGGCCTCTGCAATAAGCTCAGGACGCCGCTCAAGCGCCTTGGCAAGATCGGCGGCGGCATGGGGCCGGATCGCATCGAGCGTGTTTCCTGCCTTCTCCAGCGCGTCCCTCTGGTGCGGGAGAACGGGCAAGCCCTGGGCCTGCATGGTTCCGATATCGCCCAGCGCGCGGGCATAGCGTTCGACTGCGCGGCGCTGCTCGTTCCGTGTGTTCGATTGTGCTGGAAGCGGCTCAAGCAGCCGTGCCTGCGGACGGAAGTTTCCGAAGATCGATTTGGCGCGTTCAGGCACCTGCCGAACCATCTCCACGATCCGTTCGCGGAAGCTGATTCCGCGCAGTTCGGCGAAAGCCTGTTCGGGCTGGTAGTCGCCCGCCATATCCTTCCTGCGCTCGCGGCTCAGGGTGCGGATGAGTTTCGACCGGTCGGCAAAGTCATCGCGCCCATAGTGCAGCGCCAGCCCGTCGCGATGGCGCGACATGGCAACATAGGCGGAATGACTGTCCATGCCCGGTGTGGCGAGCACATGCGTGCGGTCCACCGTCATCCCCTGCGCCTTGTGGATCGTGGCGGCGTAGCCATGATCGATGTGGGCATAGTCCTTGGTGTCGAACGCAACTTCGCGACCATCGTCGGTGCACACTGCCATGCTCTGGCCGCTGGCGTTTTCGACCGTGCCCAGCGTCCCGTTCTTGACCCCAAGCCCACGCTCATTGCGCAGGAAGATGATCCGGTCGCCCGATGCAAACTGGCGTTCGCCGCGGGCCGCCTTGATCGTGGCATCGATTGCCAATGCGCCAGCCTCGCGCATCTTCTCGCGCGCCATCTGGTTCAGTTCGCGCACCTCGTCATTGGTGTGGGTGAGGATGATACGGCTGTCGTCGGGGTTGGCTTGCCGTTCCTGATTCCAGTGTTCGATCAGGTCAGCGCGCGCAGCCTCGCGTGTGTCGGCGGCATGGACCATGCCGCGTTCCTCGTAGCTGCGGATCGCTTCGCCGGTGCGACCCGTTGCGAGGTGCCGGGTCGCATCCTGCTGCCATGCCGAAAGCTGGCGGCGAACCTCGCTGATCTCGACCCCGCCGTGGCGTTCGTGGATTGCCCGGAATGCCGCGCCTGCCTCGATGGCCTGAAGCTGCTGCTGGTCGCCAACCAGAACAACTTTCGCACCGGCCTTGGCCGCATGGGAGAGTACGCGCTCCATCTGGCGCGTGCCGACCATGCCAGCCTCGTCGATGACCAGCACATCCTTGGCAGTTAGCTGCTCGCGGCCTTTGCCCCACTGGTGTTCAAGGCTGGCGATGGTGCGCGATGCAATGCCAGAGCCGTTCTCCAGACCTTCGGCGGCAATGCCGGAAAGCGCTGCGCCGCGCACATTATAGCACGCGCTTTCCCATGCCTCGCGCGCAACGCCTAGCATGGCGCTCTTGCCGGTTCCGGCATAGCCAACGACAACCGAAAGACCGCCCTTCTTCGTGACGTGTTCGAAGGCGGATTTCTGTTCGCCTGAGAGTATCAGGCCGCGCTTAGCAGCGCTCCCTAACGCGGCGTTTCGCTGGACTTCACTGACGCTGTGTCTGGTGCGCTGCGCCATCATGTCAGCGGCATGATGCAGGCGCTGTTCGGTCTCGATCATCGCCCGAGAAGTGAACCGGTCCTGGCCGCGTCCATCCTTGCCCAAGGCAATCAGGTCAGGCGATGCGCGCACGGCGTTGTAGACCGCGTCGAACTGCTCCTTTCCGTCACTATGCCGGTGAGCAAACGCGGCGAGATCGCGCTTCGTGAACGTGGCCTGCTGGTGGGTGATCGCATCGAGTGCCAGCTCCGGATTGGCGATGATCCGCTCGCCATTGCGCTGGGCGATGGCGCGGTGTTCTTCGATCCGCTCGGCTTCGAGCCCGCGACCGCCAATCCGCGAGGCGGCGGGGCCGATCTTGTCCTGCGGCTCCAGCGCAATCCCCTGCGCTTCCAGGCTGCGATGATCGATCCGCGCATCGATGTCGCGCTCCGCCAGCGCGCGGTTCACATGATCGGCCCAGCGCTCGCGCCATTGCTCGATCAGCGCGGTCTTGTTCCAGTCGCGAACCTTTGCGCCAAAGCCATCCTTCGTGACCTCGCGCATCGTCACCATGACGTGTGCGTGGGGCTTGGCCTTGCCGTCCTTGCCGATATCCCAATGTATGTTGAGATCGGCGATCATGCCCTTCTCGACGAACTCCGCTTTCACAAACTCGCGCGCCAGCTTGATGTTGTCTTTCTTCGGCAGCTCGCGGGGCAGGGCGAACTCGACCTCGCGGGCAAGCTGGGAATCCTTGCGCTTCTCGGCGGCCTCGACTGCATTCCACAAGGTGGCGCGGTCGGCGAAGGCTTCGGGCGCGCCTTTGGGCAACATCACTTCGGAATGAAGAAGGCCTGCCTTGTTGGTGAAATCATGGGTTCTGTCGATCCGCTCATCGTGCAGCC is from Croceibacterium aestuarii and encodes:
- a CDS encoding DUF6118 family protein, producing the protein MEDDHIEEVQLDLEVEEPPAQDPEPEAVTESDPAAEAFARLEGEMAMVRHTVQNMARERADIVIPDYTTTLGQMAEQLAQVSKTLTAIGSKPAIELTPEDIAVQIKRASLDMLRDSSDLFRQGRKDLENATGRLAAIVGRVRVEAEQKRQTWRFAAIGLVAGMLLWTILPGTIARAMPESWHWPESMARKAVGEPTIVEAGIRLIRSENPEAWEELATAQLILGANREALDRCHERAQKAEKSVSCSIQIKP
- the traA gene encoding Ti-type conjugative transfer relaxase TraA, translating into MAIFHFSAKVIGRSSGRSAVAAAAYRAGERLHDERIDRTHDFTNKAGLLHSEVMLPKGAPEAFADRATLWNAVEAAEKRKDSQLAREVEFALPRELPKKDNIKLAREFVKAEFVEKGMIADLNIHWDIGKDGKAKPHAHVMVTMREVTKDGFGAKVRDWNKTALIEQWRERWADHVNRALAERDIDARIDHRSLEAQGIALEPQDKIGPAASRIGGRGLEAERIEEHRAIAQRNGERIIANPELALDAITHQQATFTKRDLAAFAHRHSDGKEQFDAVYNAVRASPDLIALGKDGRGQDRFTSRAMIETEQRLHHAADMMAQRTRHSVSEVQRNAALGSAAKRGLILSGEQKSAFEHVTKKGGLSVVVGYAGTGKSAMLGVAREAWESACYNVRGAALSGIAAEGLENGSGIASRTIASLEHQWGKGREQLTAKDVLVIDEAGMVGTRQMERVLSHAAKAGAKVVLVGDQQQLQAIEAGAAFRAIHERHGGVEISEVRRQLSAWQQDATRHLATGRTGEAIRSYEERGMVHAADTREAARADLIEHWNQERQANPDDSRIILTHTNDEVRELNQMAREKMREAGALAIDATIKAARGERQFASGDRIIFLRNERGLGVKNGTLGTVENASGQSMAVCTDDGREVAFDTKDYAHIDHGYAATIHKAQGMTVDRTHVLATPGMDSHSAYVAMSRHRDGLALHYGRDDFADRSKLIRTLSRERRKDMAGDYQPEQAFAELRGISFRERIVEMVRQVPERAKSIFGNFRPQARLLEPLPAQSNTRNEQRRAVERYARALGDIGTMQAQGLPVLPHQRDALEKAGNTLDAIRPHAAADLAKALERRPELIAEAAGGRSQEAMRATQHEAAVRTDPALRTERFVSDWQGLSTTRKQLEQQGDRAGAARVSAKLNELAKGLERDPQVEGLLRGKTRELGIDPKPERSIANELTATLSRERTRAFDMGI